The Desulfobulbaceae bacterium genome has a window encoding:
- a CDS encoding 50S ribosomal protein L7/L12 — translation MAVTKQDVIDFIANMTVLELSEMIKEMEEKFGVSAAAPVAVAAAGPAAAAAPVEEKTEFDVILVSGGEKKIQVIKEVRAITSLGLKEAKDLVEGAPSPVKEGVSKEEAADIKAKIEAAGGVIEIK, via the coding sequence ATGGCTGTAACGAAACAAGATGTTATTGATTTTATTGCTAATATGACTGTTCTTGAGCTCTCTGAGATGATCAAGGAAATGGAAGAAAAATTCGGTGTCAGTGCAGCTGCTCCTGTTGCTGTTGCCGCTGCTGGTCCTGCTGCTGCTGCCGCACCAGTTGAAGAGAAGACCGAGTTTGATGTCATCTTGGTCTCTGGTGGAGAAAAGAAGATTCAAGTTATTAAGGAAGTTCGTGCTATTACTTCCCTTGGTCTTAAAGAAGCAAAAGATTTGGTTGAAGGCGCTCCTTCACCGGTTAAGGAAGGTGTTAGCAAGGAAGAAGCTGCTGATATCAAAGCCAAGATCGAAGCAGCAGGCGGCGTTATCGAAATCAAGTAA
- the rpoB gene encoding DNA-directed RNA polymerase subunit beta: MKRVRKSFAKIGEAIEKPHLIEMQQLSYDKFLQIDVDPDDRADIGLQGIFKNIFPIEDFNGACSLEYVRYTFGEPKYTVEECIERGMTFEVPIKITVRLITFDVDPDTEVKSIRDIKEQSVYLGSLPLMTKAGVFVVNGTERVIVSQLQRSPGLFYAHDDGKNHSLGKLLYSARIIPVRGSWIDLEFDAKDVLYVRIDRRRKFPVTTLLKALGQSADDLLCFFYPTEKIMLAEGKMFKAFSEELSVGQRAPHDIVHPVTGELLVKHNRKISKSLAKKIVESGFERIEIDPATLVGQIVAQDIVNHATGEVIVPCNAEISEGTLESISSAGVESFVTLFIDGIKYTDSFRKTMSMDKVNTPEEALIEIYRRLRPSSPPTIDVAMNFFDGLFFNPDTYDLSEVGRFKINAKLGLNTDISIRTLTKEDIILSIRYLVRLKDAQGPVDDIDHLGNRRVRTIGELVENQYRVGLVRMERAIKERMSLQEVETLMPHDLINPKPITSAIKEFFGTSQLSQFMDQTNPLSEVTHKRRLSALGPGGLSRERAGFEVRDVHPTHYGRICPVETPEGPNIGLIVSLAAYAHVNEFGFIETPYRRVDNRTITNDVTYYNAIAEHTMVIAPAQAELDENGRIVHDMLIARMDGEVVNVKADDITHIDVSPNQLVSVATSLIPFLENDDANRALMGSNMQRQGVPLLRTAAPLVGTGLEKTVAQDSGVCLLAAGDGVIEEVDANRVVIRYDQPGTDGFTAGVGIYRLDKYRKSNQNTCFTQRPLVLPGQKVIKGEVLADGPATEMGELALGKNVTMAFMPWRGYNFEDSILISERLLKEDTYTSIHIEVFETVARDTKLGKEEITRDIPNVGEEALRNLDESGIVRIGAVIKAGDTLVGKVTPKGETQLSPEEKLLRAIFGEKAGDVKDTSLRVPPGIEGVVIDAKVFSRKGVEKDDRSLAIEEFEIVRLNKDLNDELDSLENSVINNLADILEGKKASADILTKKSEV; the protein is encoded by the coding sequence ATGAAAAGAGTTAGAAAGAGTTTTGCCAAGATTGGTGAGGCTATTGAAAAACCGCATCTTATCGAGATGCAGCAGCTGTCATATGATAAATTCCTGCAAATAGATGTAGATCCCGATGATCGAGCGGATATTGGCCTCCAGGGGATATTTAAGAACATCTTCCCGATTGAAGATTTTAATGGGGCATGTTCGCTTGAGTATGTTCGTTATACTTTTGGCGAGCCCAAATATACTGTTGAAGAGTGCATTGAGCGCGGGATGACCTTTGAGGTCCCTATAAAAATTACAGTGCGCTTGATCACCTTTGACGTTGATCCTGATACCGAAGTGAAGAGTATCCGTGATATCAAGGAACAGTCAGTGTACCTTGGCAGTCTGCCTCTTATGACTAAGGCAGGAGTATTTGTTGTTAATGGCACGGAGAGAGTTATTGTCAGCCAGTTGCAACGATCACCCGGTCTTTTCTATGCTCACGACGATGGTAAGAACCATTCATTGGGCAAATTACTATACTCAGCGAGGATTATTCCAGTTCGAGGGTCTTGGATTGATCTGGAGTTTGACGCCAAGGATGTGCTTTATGTTCGCATAGACAGACGCCGTAAATTTCCAGTGACTACCCTTCTCAAGGCGTTAGGTCAAAGCGCCGATGACCTTCTCTGTTTTTTTTATCCCACAGAAAAAATCATGCTTGCTGAAGGAAAGATGTTTAAGGCCTTCAGCGAGGAGTTGTCTGTTGGCCAGCGTGCGCCGCACGATATTGTTCACCCGGTAACGGGTGAGCTTTTGGTCAAACATAACCGGAAGATAAGCAAATCACTGGCTAAAAAGATAGTCGAGTCTGGATTTGAACGGATTGAGATTGATCCAGCCACTTTGGTTGGGCAGATCGTTGCTCAAGATATCGTTAATCATGCAACTGGCGAGGTGATTGTCCCTTGTAATGCGGAGATTAGCGAAGGGACATTGGAATCCATTTCATCTGCTGGGGTTGAGTCATTTGTTACTCTGTTTATTGATGGGATCAAGTATACGGACTCTTTCCGAAAGACCATGTCGATGGATAAGGTAAATACTCCGGAAGAGGCGCTCATTGAGATCTATCGACGATTAAGGCCGAGTAGCCCTCCAACCATTGATGTGGCAATGAATTTCTTCGATGGACTCTTTTTTAACCCGGACACATATGATTTGTCGGAAGTAGGGCGCTTTAAAATTAACGCTAAGCTGGGCTTGAATACAGATATTAGTATTCGGACACTGACAAAAGAAGATATTATTTTGTCAATTCGTTATCTCGTGCGTTTGAAAGATGCTCAAGGTCCGGTTGATGACATTGACCATCTTGGTAATCGTCGGGTTCGTACTATTGGCGAACTGGTGGAAAATCAGTATCGAGTTGGTTTGGTTCGCATGGAAAGAGCCATTAAAGAGCGGATGAGCTTGCAGGAAGTGGAGACCTTGATGCCACATGATCTCATTAATCCTAAGCCTATCACCTCTGCAATCAAAGAATTTTTTGGAACCAGTCAGTTATCTCAGTTTATGGATCAGACCAATCCACTGTCTGAGGTTACTCATAAGCGGCGTTTAAGTGCGCTTGGACCTGGAGGTCTTTCCAGGGAGCGGGCAGGTTTTGAAGTCCGCGATGTTCATCCCACACACTATGGTCGGATTTGTCCTGTAGAAACTCCTGAAGGACCGAATATTGGTCTGATAGTTTCTCTGGCGGCGTATGCCCATGTTAATGAGTTTGGATTTATTGAAACCCCGTATCGTCGGGTTGACAATCGAACGATTACCAATGACGTAACGTATTACAATGCCATTGCTGAGCATACTATGGTGATAGCGCCAGCTCAGGCAGAATTGGACGAAAATGGACGGATTGTTCATGACATGCTGATCGCTCGAATGGATGGAGAGGTTGTTAATGTCAAGGCGGATGACATTACTCATATTGATGTATCCCCTAATCAGCTGGTCAGTGTCGCGACTTCATTAATCCCTTTTCTTGAAAATGACGATGCTAACCGGGCCTTGATGGGTTCAAACATGCAACGTCAGGGTGTTCCATTATTGCGTACCGCCGCACCATTGGTTGGTACTGGTTTGGAAAAAACTGTTGCTCAAGATTCCGGGGTGTGCCTGCTTGCTGCTGGTGATGGAGTAATCGAGGAGGTTGATGCTAATCGGGTGGTCATTCGTTATGATCAACCTGGAACTGATGGTTTCACGGCCGGAGTCGGTATCTATCGTCTCGATAAGTATAGAAAATCAAACCAAAATACCTGTTTCACTCAGCGTCCATTGGTTTTGCCAGGGCAGAAGGTGATAAAGGGTGAGGTCTTGGCAGATGGTCCGGCCACAGAAATGGGTGAATTGGCTCTTGGTAAGAATGTCACCATGGCTTTCATGCCGTGGCGCGGGTACAACTTTGAGGATTCAATTCTGATTAGTGAGAGACTTCTTAAGGAAGATACCTACACATCTATTCACATTGAGGTGTTTGAAACCGTTGCCCGTGATACCAAATTGGGGAAGGAAGAGATAACCCGTGATATCCCTAATGTCGGCGAGGAAGCACTTCGGAATCTCGATGAATCAGGAATTGTCAGGATTGGTGCCGTGATTAAAGCTGGTGACACCTTAGTCGGTAAGGTCACACCAAAGGGTGAAACCCAATTATCGCCCGAAGAAAAACTATTGCGAGCAATATTCGGTGAGAAGGCCGGCGATGTAAAGGATACTTCACTGAGAGTCCCACCAGGGATTGAAGGTGTAGTCATTGACGCTAAGGTTTTTTCGCGTAAGGGTGTTGAAAAAGATGATCGCTCCCTTGCCATCGAAGAGTTTGAGATCGTTCGTCTCAATAAGGATTTGAATGACGAGCTAGATAGTCTGGAAAATAGTGTAATTAACAATTTAGCTGATATCCTTGAAGGGAAAAAGGCGAGCGCTGATATTCTTACCAAGAAGTCAGAAGT